A genomic window from Arthrobacter globiformis includes:
- a CDS encoding ABC transporter ATP-binding protein, with amino-acid sequence MLVTLIRRYSRPYLPYILAVIAFQLASTIAALYLPSLNAQIIDEGVSRGDTDFIWRTGAVMLLVAFLQVGTAIAGVYFGSKTAMAVGRDLRRGVFHKVTSFSAKDVNAFGAPTLITRGTNDVQQVQMLVLMGLNFMVSTPIMCIGGIIMALREDINLSWLVWVSVPILIVVVGYIVVRLMPLFRSMQKKIDRINEVLREQIIGIRVVRAFVREPYETERFGQANKELTDVSLKIGALFVLMFPAIGMILHLSTAAVLWFGGQRVDSGDMQVGSLTAFLQYLLQILIAVMMGTFMAMMIPRASVCADRIGEVLDVEPTIHDPERPVTPGRLEGVVEYRNVTFAYPGAEAPVLSNISFTARPGETVAIIGSTGAGKTSLLSLLPRLYDVADGEVLLDGVPVSQLDRAEITRRVALVPQRPYLFSGTIEHNLRFGKPEATDDELWDALHVAQGDGFVKEKKNGLASRIAQGGTNVSGGQRQRLCIARALVTRPKVYLFDDSFSALDVATDARLRAALRRTTSDATVIIVAQRISTITEADQILVLDNGRIVDRGTHEELLETSPTYQEIVESQLSVEEVA; translated from the coding sequence ATGCTCGTCACCCTCATACGGCGTTACTCCAGACCGTACTTACCGTACATCCTGGCTGTCATCGCCTTCCAGCTGGCATCCACCATTGCGGCGCTCTACCTGCCCAGCCTCAACGCCCAGATCATTGACGAGGGCGTCTCCCGCGGCGACACCGATTTCATCTGGCGCACCGGGGCCGTCATGCTCCTCGTGGCCTTCCTCCAGGTGGGCACCGCCATCGCCGGCGTCTACTTCGGATCGAAGACTGCCATGGCGGTGGGCCGCGACCTCCGCCGCGGCGTTTTCCACAAGGTGACAAGCTTCTCGGCCAAGGACGTCAACGCGTTCGGTGCGCCCACCCTGATCACCCGCGGCACGAACGACGTCCAGCAGGTCCAGATGCTGGTGCTGATGGGCCTGAACTTCATGGTGTCCACGCCGATCATGTGCATCGGCGGCATCATCATGGCCCTGCGCGAGGACATCAACCTCTCGTGGCTGGTCTGGGTCTCGGTCCCCATCCTCATCGTGGTGGTCGGCTACATCGTGGTGCGCCTCATGCCGCTGTTCCGCTCCATGCAGAAGAAGATCGACCGCATCAACGAGGTCCTGCGCGAGCAGATCATCGGCATCCGCGTGGTCCGCGCCTTCGTGCGGGAACCGTACGAAACCGAGCGCTTCGGCCAGGCCAACAAGGAACTGACGGACGTGTCGCTGAAGATCGGCGCGCTGTTCGTCCTGATGTTCCCTGCGATCGGCATGATCCTGCACCTGTCCACCGCCGCCGTGCTCTGGTTCGGCGGCCAGCGGGTGGACTCCGGCGACATGCAGGTCGGCTCCCTGACAGCGTTCCTGCAGTACCTGCTGCAGATCCTCATCGCGGTGATGATGGGCACCTTCATGGCCATGATGATCCCGCGCGCGTCCGTCTGCGCGGACCGCATCGGCGAGGTGCTCGACGTTGAACCGACCATCCATGACCCCGAGCGGCCGGTCACCCCGGGACGGCTGGAGGGCGTGGTGGAGTACCGCAACGTCACGTTCGCCTACCCCGGAGCCGAGGCCCCGGTCTTGAGCAACATCAGCTTTACCGCCCGGCCCGGGGAGACCGTGGCCATCATCGGCTCCACCGGTGCCGGCAAAACCTCCCTGCTGTCGTTGCTGCCGCGGCTCTACGACGTGGCCGACGGCGAAGTGCTCCTCGACGGCGTCCCCGTCAGCCAGCTGGACCGGGCGGAAATCACCAGGCGCGTTGCCCTGGTTCCGCAGCGGCCCTACCTGTTCTCCGGAACCATTGAGCACAACCTCCGCTTTGGAAAGCCGGAGGCTACCGACGACGAACTCTGGGATGCGCTGCATGTGGCCCAGGGCGACGGTTTCGTGAAGGAAAAGAAAAACGGGCTCGCGTCCCGCATCGCCCAGGGCGGCACCAACGTCTCCGGCGGCCAGCGCCAGCGGCTCTGCATCGCCCGCGCCCTGGTCACCAGGCCCAAGGTCTACCTGTTCGACGACTCCTTCTCGGCGCTGGACGTCGCCACCGACGCCCGGCTGCGAGCGGCGCTAAGGCGCACCACCTCAGACGCCACCGTCATCATCGTTGCGCAGCGCATCTCCACCATCACGGAAGCGGACCAGATCCTGGTGCTGGACAACGGCAGGATCGTGGACCGCGGAACGCATGAGGAACTCCTCGAAACGTCGCCCACCTACCAGGAAATTGTTGAGTCCCAGCTGAGCGTGGAGGAAGTGGCATGA
- the speB gene encoding agmatinase gives MEELRIEANGNLGPIDSSRIPRYAGAATYARLPRLDQVAKSDITVVGVPFDSGVSYRPGARFGANHVREASRLLRPYNPAWDVSPFENCQVADAGDMAVNPFNINEAIETIQQNALDLTAGGSKLLTLGGDHTIALPLLRAAAERAGGPIAMLHFDAHLDTWDTYFGAEYTHGTPFRRAVEEGILDTEAISHIGTRGPLYGKKDLDDDHRFGFGIVTSADVYYQGVLETVAKVRDRIGDRPLYISVDIDVLDPAHAPGTGTPEAGGITSRELLEIIRGFRGMNLVGADVVEVAPAYDHAEITGVAASHVAYELVTLMADNTIAGDRFGAETGYAAQALGREARRPAGFAAASPAPAGNGAVRAAVGEYSK, from the coding sequence TTGGAAGAGCTGCGCATCGAGGCCAACGGCAACCTTGGCCCCATCGATTCATCCCGTATTCCCCGCTACGCCGGGGCGGCAACCTATGCCCGCCTGCCGCGCCTGGACCAGGTGGCCAAGTCCGACATCACCGTGGTGGGCGTGCCCTTTGATTCCGGCGTCTCCTACCGCCCCGGTGCCCGCTTCGGCGCGAACCACGTCCGCGAGGCCAGCCGGCTGCTCCGCCCGTACAACCCGGCCTGGGACGTCAGCCCGTTCGAGAACTGCCAGGTGGCCGACGCGGGTGACATGGCCGTGAACCCGTTCAACATCAACGAGGCCATCGAGACCATCCAGCAGAACGCCCTTGACCTGACGGCGGGCGGGAGCAAGCTGCTTACGCTGGGCGGTGACCACACCATCGCGCTGCCGCTCCTGCGCGCAGCAGCCGAGCGCGCCGGCGGTCCGATCGCCATGCTGCACTTCGACGCCCACCTGGACACCTGGGACACCTACTTCGGCGCGGAGTACACCCACGGCACGCCGTTCCGCCGCGCCGTGGAGGAGGGCATCCTGGACACGGAGGCCATCAGCCACATCGGTACCCGCGGCCCGCTGTACGGGAAGAAGGATCTCGACGACGACCACCGCTTCGGGTTCGGCATCGTCACCTCCGCGGACGTTTACTACCAGGGCGTCCTTGAGACTGTGGCCAAAGTCCGGGACCGGATCGGCGACCGTCCCCTGTACATCTCTGTGGACATCGACGTTTTGGACCCCGCGCACGCACCCGGAACCGGCACGCCTGAAGCCGGCGGCATCACCAGCCGTGAGCTGCTGGAGATCATCCGCGGCTTCCGCGGCATGAACCTGGTCGGCGCCGACGTCGTGGAAGTGGCCCCGGCCTACGACCATGCCGAGATCACCGGCGTGGCCGCCAGCCACGTTGCCTACGAACTCGTCACCCTCATGGCGGACAACACCATCGCGGGCGACCGCTTCGGTGCCGAGACCGGCTACGCCGCCCAGGCGCTGGGCCGCGAAGCCCGCCGTCCGGCAGGGTTCGCGGCAGCATCGCCGGCGCCGGCAGGCAATGGCGCCGTCCGTGCCGCTGTGGGGGAGTACTCCAAGTGA
- a CDS encoding sodium:solute symporter: MDASFVNIAIVVVYLAAMLAFGWWGKSRTKNNSDFLVAGRRLGPFLYTGTMAAVVLGGASTVGGVGLGYKFGISGMWLVVAIGAGVLLLSLLFAGTIQKLKIYTVSQMLSLRYGSQATRTSGIIMLAYTLMLCATSTGAYATIFVVLFGWDRALAIAIGGAIVLVYSTIGGMWSITLADQVQFVIKTVGIFILMLPFTLNAAGGLDGIRSRVDASFFQIDGIGIQTIITYFVVYTLGLLIGQDIWQRVFTAKTPRVARWGGATAGIYCILYGAAGALIGLGARVALPNIDVATEGKDVVYAEVAQNLLPIGIGGLVLAAAVAAMMSTASGALIAAATVARADVLPFVAGWFGKTINTDDSDNPEHDVKANRMWVLGLGIVAILIAIITKDVVAALTIAYDILVGGLLVAILGGLIWKRGTGIAAAASMAVGSVVTLGTMIFLEINAKEPLEGIFANEPIYYGLIASAVVYVAASLLTKPTDPAVMGRWYRRVAGRETEEVPVSAAAR; the protein is encoded by the coding sequence ATGGACGCAAGTTTCGTCAATATCGCCATCGTGGTGGTCTACCTGGCCGCCATGCTGGCCTTCGGCTGGTGGGGCAAGTCCCGCACCAAGAACAACAGCGACTTCCTCGTGGCCGGCCGCCGCCTGGGGCCGTTCCTCTACACCGGGACCATGGCCGCCGTCGTCCTGGGCGGCGCCTCCACCGTTGGCGGCGTCGGCCTGGGCTACAAGTTCGGCATCTCCGGCATGTGGCTCGTCGTGGCGATCGGTGCCGGTGTCCTGCTGCTGAGCCTTCTCTTCGCCGGCACCATCCAGAAGCTGAAGATCTACACGGTCTCCCAGATGCTGTCCCTGCGCTACGGCAGCCAGGCCACACGGACCTCCGGCATCATCATGCTCGCCTACACCCTGATGCTGTGCGCCACCTCCACCGGCGCCTACGCCACCATCTTCGTGGTGCTGTTCGGCTGGGACCGCGCGCTCGCCATCGCCATCGGCGGCGCCATAGTGCTGGTGTACTCGACCATCGGCGGCATGTGGTCCATCACCCTCGCCGACCAGGTCCAGTTCGTCATCAAGACCGTGGGCATCTTCATCCTGATGCTGCCCTTCACGCTCAACGCAGCCGGCGGCCTGGACGGCATCCGCAGCCGCGTGGACGCCAGCTTCTTCCAGATCGACGGTATCGGCATCCAGACGATCATCACCTACTTCGTCGTCTACACCCTGGGCCTGCTGATCGGCCAGGACATCTGGCAGCGCGTGTTCACCGCCAAAACGCCACGGGTTGCCCGCTGGGGAGGTGCCACCGCCGGCATCTACTGCATCCTCTACGGCGCGGCCGGCGCACTGATCGGCCTCGGCGCAAGGGTGGCGCTGCCGAACATCGACGTCGCCACCGAAGGCAAGGACGTTGTCTACGCCGAGGTGGCCCAGAACCTGCTGCCCATCGGCATCGGCGGCCTGGTGCTCGCCGCCGCCGTCGCGGCCATGATGTCCACCGCGTCCGGTGCCCTGATCGCCGCCGCCACCGTGGCCCGCGCGGATGTGCTGCCGTTCGTCGCCGGCTGGTTCGGCAAGACCATCAACACCGACGACTCCGACAACCCCGAGCACGACGTCAAGGCCAACCGCATGTGGGTCCTCGGGCTGGGCATCGTGGCCATCCTCATCGCCATCATCACCAAAGACGTCGTCGCGGCCCTCACCATCGCCTACGACATCCTGGTGGGCGGCCTCCTTGTCGCCATCCTCGGCGGCCTCATCTGGAAGCGCGGAACTGGCATCGCGGCCGCGGCGTCCATGGCCGTGGGTTCCGTGGTGACGCTCGGGACCATGATCTTCCTGGAGATCAACGCCAAGGAACCGCTGGAGGGCATCTTTGCGAACGAGCCGATTTACTACGGCCTGATCGCCTCCGCCGTGGTCTACGTCGCAGCGTCGCTCCTGACCAAGCCCACGGACCCCGCGGTCATGGGCCGCTGGTACCGCCGCGTGGCCGGCAGGGAAACCGAGGAAGTGCCGGTTTCGGCCGCTGCCAGGTGA
- a CDS encoding MarR family winged helix-turn-helix transcriptional regulator — protein sequence MAVEPNTAAELVRQIFDLQRVVRCVAVSNSRGLEAGVALQGVLRFVGERESRATHLAARLGVSAPVLSRHIAELEELGLVRRRPDPDDGRAQLVALTGAGRAKLIEIEEHRVATLQGFLQDWSQQDAEETAKVLSKLAESLRESARATTAGTITATTQRKEQFIG from the coding sequence ATGGCAGTTGAGCCAAACACGGCAGCTGAACTCGTGCGGCAGATCTTCGACCTCCAGCGCGTCGTGCGGTGCGTGGCCGTCTCCAACTCGCGCGGCCTGGAGGCGGGAGTTGCGCTGCAGGGCGTCCTGCGCTTCGTGGGGGAGAGGGAATCCCGCGCCACGCACTTGGCCGCGCGGCTGGGTGTCAGTGCGCCCGTCCTCAGCCGGCACATCGCGGAGCTTGAGGAACTCGGGCTGGTCCGTCGCAGGCCGGACCCCGACGACGGCCGCGCGCAGCTGGTGGCCCTCACCGGCGCCGGCCGCGCGAAGCTCATCGAGATCGAGGAGCACCGCGTGGCCACGCTGCAGGGATTCCTGCAGGACTGGAGCCAGCAGGACGCCGAGGAGACGGCGAAAGTGCTCTCCAAACTTGCGGAATCCCTTCGGGAATCCGCCCGGGCAACGACGGCCGGCACCATCACCGCCACTACCCAACGCAAGGAGCAGTTCATTGGCTAG
- a CDS encoding MDR family MFS transporter yields the protein MTHRQIMEALTGLLAAFFTAILSSTIVANALPTIMSELKGTQTDFAWVITAALLANAATTPIWGKLADLFDKKVLVQLSIVIFVAGSVMAGLSQTIPLLLTARVVQGIAMGGLTALAQAIIGSMIPPRDRGKYSGYMGAVMAVGTAGGPLLGGFIVDSPLGWRWTFFVCVPLAVVALILLQITLKIQRVKRPAKIDWLGSILLTTGVSLLLIWVSFAGNPDYYDWWSWQSALMVGGGVVLLALLVVVESKVSQPIIPLKIISERTTALAIWASVAVGVAMFGSSTFLGQYFQVARGATPTEAGLLTLPMIAGNLIGSVFSGQLISRTGKWKRYLIAGSVLLIGGLGLAGTMDHTTELWQSGVFTAILGLGLGMLMQNLVLAVQNTVSASDIGTASASVAFFRSVGGAIGVSVLGAVMSNRVTELATQGLADAGIRAGSGASGASLDLADMPAPVRDIMRAAYGDATAEIFLIAGAIAVVALIAVLLIKEQPLRRTVDIRPDAAPDSAPASGLRAAEYSDDDLEREFAEVLTRQLADDANGAYSGRQRPAEPVLPMNEPPARARTMLAEMHNRPADLVPLIQETQGLLAEQQLQLATALNAVARQAEQQRIIAQEQARVAAELKALSRRLAKERKLQSAAAHYIASHGKHRGE from the coding sequence ATGACGCACCGGCAGATCATGGAGGCCCTGACCGGGCTCCTGGCTGCCTTCTTCACCGCGATCCTCAGCAGCACCATCGTGGCCAACGCGCTGCCCACCATCATGTCCGAGCTCAAGGGCACGCAGACGGACTTCGCGTGGGTCATCACCGCAGCACTGCTGGCCAACGCGGCCACCACCCCGATCTGGGGCAAGCTCGCTGACCTGTTCGACAAGAAGGTCCTGGTCCAGCTCAGCATCGTGATCTTCGTGGCGGGATCGGTGATGGCCGGCCTGTCCCAGACCATCCCGCTGTTGCTGACGGCCCGCGTTGTCCAGGGCATCGCCATGGGCGGCCTGACTGCCCTGGCCCAGGCGATCATCGGCTCCATGATCCCGCCGCGCGACCGCGGAAAGTACTCCGGCTACATGGGCGCAGTCATGGCCGTCGGCACGGCCGGCGGGCCGCTGCTTGGCGGTTTCATCGTTGACAGCCCGCTGGGCTGGCGCTGGACGTTCTTCGTCTGCGTGCCGCTCGCCGTCGTCGCCCTCATCCTGCTGCAGATCACCCTCAAGATCCAGCGCGTCAAGCGGCCTGCAAAGATCGACTGGCTCGGCTCCATCCTCCTCACCACCGGCGTCAGCCTCCTCCTCATCTGGGTGTCGTTCGCGGGCAACCCCGACTACTACGACTGGTGGTCCTGGCAGTCGGCACTCATGGTGGGTGGCGGCGTCGTGCTGCTGGCTCTGCTCGTCGTGGTGGAATCCAAGGTTTCGCAGCCCATCATCCCGCTGAAGATCATTTCCGAGCGCACCACCGCTCTTGCCATCTGGGCCTCCGTGGCCGTGGGCGTGGCGATGTTCGGTTCCTCGACCTTCCTGGGCCAGTACTTCCAGGTGGCACGCGGCGCAACCCCCACCGAGGCGGGCCTCCTGACCCTGCCCATGATCGCCGGCAACCTGATCGGCTCCGTGTTTTCCGGCCAGCTGATCAGCCGCACCGGCAAGTGGAAGCGCTACCTGATTGCCGGGTCGGTCCTGCTGATTGGCGGGCTGGGCCTCGCCGGCACCATGGATCACACCACGGAACTGTGGCAGTCCGGCGTCTTCACAGCGATCCTGGGCCTCGGGCTCGGCATGCTTATGCAGAACCTCGTCCTGGCCGTACAGAACACTGTCAGCGCCAGCGACATCGGCACGGCCAGTGCTTCTGTGGCGTTCTTCCGCTCCGTGGGCGGCGCGATCGGCGTATCCGTGCTGGGAGCGGTCATGAGCAACCGGGTCACGGAACTGGCCACCCAGGGGCTGGCCGACGCCGGCATCCGGGCAGGCTCCGGCGCTTCCGGCGCCAGCCTGGACCTGGCCGACATGCCTGCCCCGGTCCGGGACATCATGCGGGCGGCCTACGGTGACGCCACCGCAGAGATCTTCCTGATTGCCGGCGCCATCGCGGTTGTTGCCCTTATCGCCGTGCTCCTGATCAAGGAACAGCCGCTGCGCCGGACCGTTGATATCCGCCCGGATGCTGCTCCCGATTCCGCACCTGCCTCCGGGCTGCGTGCCGCTGAATATTCCGACGACGACCTCGAGCGTGAGTTCGCCGAGGTACTGACCCGCCAACTGGCCGACGACGCCAACGGCGCCTACTCCGGCAGGCAGCGGCCGGCGGAACCCGTCCTGCCGATGAACGAACCGCCGGCGCGGGCCCGGACCATGCTGGCTGAGATGCACAACAGGCCCGCGGACCTGGTGCCGCTCATCCAGGAAACGCAGGGGCTCCTCGCGGAACAGCAGCTTCAGCTGGCCACGGCACTGAACGCCGTCGCCCGGCAGGCCGAGCAGCAGCGGATCATCGCGCAGGAGCAGGCCCGGGTCGCCGCCGAACTGAAGGCACTGAGCCGGCGGCTGGCCAAGGAACGGAAGCTCCAGAGCGCCGCCGCCCACTACATCGCCTCGCACGGCAAGCACCGCGGCGAATAG
- a CDS encoding thiamine pyrophosphate-binding protein — translation MTAVESGTAPPPAGAGAGAGVRNGGDLVVETLEALGAKTVFGIPGQHALGLFDAMGRGNLKFVSSRVENNSAFAADGYSRATGEVGVLFLSTGPGALTSLAGLQEAYATGVPMVVVASQIPLEGLGARRKGMLHQLDDQKASAANVTKSQRLIQHASGIPSAIQDAWTEAISSPQGPVWLEVPQNVLLDPIMVPPVEDALAEAADNPPRVELVREAVNWLSAAKRPAIIAGGGTRRGRAEKSLLSIAEKLRAPVICTPGGNGAFPWNHELSLQSWIEDRHMTDLLEDADVLVVIGSSLGEVTSNYFTFEPRGRIIQIDAEPRVLESNRPGLGIRADAGQALAALDASLTVPADTLPDWHGTSPEDLVRESLRKVKERLESQDLAKELQFMADIREAVPAEMQTFWDMTISAYWGWSCWDAREGQFHSAQGAGGLGYGFPAAIGGAVGLETVGKSVASARVLAVSGDGSAMYSIAELATAKQHNVPVTWLIVDDGGYGILREYMVGAFGKATATELARPDFVKLAESFGVPATRVAPENVGDALKAGFAADGPNVVVVETLLRMFAPTHLES, via the coding sequence GTGACCGCCGTCGAGTCCGGCACGGCGCCTCCTCCCGCAGGGGCGGGCGCCGGGGCCGGTGTCCGCAACGGCGGGGACCTCGTCGTCGAGACCCTGGAGGCGCTGGGCGCGAAGACGGTGTTCGGCATCCCCGGCCAGCATGCGCTGGGCCTCTTCGACGCGATGGGCCGGGGCAATCTGAAGTTCGTGTCCTCCCGCGTGGAGAACAACAGCGCCTTCGCCGCCGACGGATACTCGCGGGCCACGGGGGAGGTGGGCGTGCTGTTCCTGTCCACTGGGCCGGGTGCGCTGACGTCGCTTGCCGGGCTCCAGGAAGCCTACGCCACGGGGGTTCCCATGGTGGTGGTTGCCAGCCAGATCCCGCTCGAGGGCCTGGGCGCCCGCCGGAAAGGCATGCTGCACCAGCTGGATGACCAGAAGGCGTCGGCCGCGAATGTCACCAAGAGCCAGCGCCTGATCCAGCACGCGTCCGGCATTCCGTCCGCCATCCAGGATGCCTGGACCGAGGCGATTTCCTCGCCGCAGGGCCCGGTCTGGCTCGAGGTCCCGCAGAACGTGCTGCTGGACCCGATCATGGTGCCGCCCGTGGAAGATGCGCTGGCCGAAGCGGCGGACAACCCGCCGCGCGTCGAGCTTGTCCGGGAAGCCGTGAACTGGCTGTCGGCGGCGAAGCGTCCCGCCATCATCGCCGGCGGCGGAACCCGCCGGGGCCGGGCGGAAAAGTCGCTGCTCTCGATAGCGGAAAAGCTCCGGGCTCCCGTCATCTGCACGCCCGGCGGCAACGGGGCCTTCCCGTGGAACCACGAATTGTCGCTGCAGTCGTGGATCGAGGACCGGCACATGACGGACCTCCTCGAGGACGCTGACGTCCTGGTGGTCATCGGCTCGTCACTTGGCGAGGTCACCTCCAATTACTTCACTTTTGAACCGCGCGGCAGGATCATCCAGATCGACGCCGAACCGCGCGTGCTGGAATCCAACCGGCCGGGTCTGGGGATCCGCGCCGACGCCGGCCAGGCCCTCGCAGCCCTCGACGCCTCGCTTACAGTGCCCGCCGATACCCTGCCCGACTGGCACGGAACCTCGCCGGAGGACCTCGTGCGGGAGTCGCTGCGCAAGGTGAAGGAGCGGCTGGAATCGCAGGACCTGGCGAAGGAACTGCAGTTTATGGCCGATATCCGCGAGGCTGTTCCGGCCGAGATGCAGACATTCTGGGACATGACCATCTCGGCCTACTGGGGCTGGAGCTGCTGGGACGCCCGCGAGGGCCAGTTCCATTCGGCACAGGGCGCCGGTGGCCTGGGCTATGGCTTCCCGGCAGCGATCGGCGGAGCCGTGGGCCTGGAGACCGTGGGCAAGTCCGTGGCTTCGGCCCGCGTGCTCGCTGTTTCCGGCGACGGCTCGGCCATGTACTCCATCGCCGAACTCGCCACCGCGAAGCAGCATAACGTGCCCGTCACCTGGCTGATCGTGGACGACGGCGGCTACGGCATCCTGCGCGAATACATGGTGGGCGCGTTCGGCAAGGCCACCGCCACTGAACTCGCCCGGCCGGACTTCGTGAAGCTGGCCGAGTCCTTCGGCGTTCCCGCCACCCGGGTGGCACCGGAAAACGTGGGGGACGCGCTCAAAGCGGGCTTTGCCGCGGACGGCCCGAACGTCGTCGTCGTCGAAACGCTCCTCAGGATGTTCGCCCCAACCCACCTGGAAAGCTAA
- a CDS encoding helix-turn-helix domain-containing protein: protein MKALPVEPSNVPVAIGSRIRAARQSQRLTIEQVADATGLTKGFLSRVERDLTSPSVASLVTLCQVLSISIGDLFAAPETHLTKRDAGPRISLGGEGIVERLLTARSERRVQIIQAVIDPRGRGESELYAVDCDVDVLHVIKGTIKLILTNEEYELTTGDTVTFPGREPHTWVNPTDEPVEVLWVLVPAASR, encoded by the coding sequence ATGAAGGCACTACCAGTTGAGCCGAGCAATGTTCCGGTTGCCATCGGTTCAAGAATCCGTGCCGCGCGCCAGTCCCAGCGGCTCACCATCGAGCAGGTCGCTGACGCCACCGGATTGACCAAGGGCTTCCTCAGCCGCGTGGAACGGGACCTGACCTCGCCGTCCGTGGCGTCCCTCGTTACCCTGTGCCAGGTTCTGTCGATCTCCATTGGCGACCTGTTTGCCGCTCCGGAAACCCATCTGACCAAGCGGGATGCCGGTCCCCGCATCTCCCTTGGCGGGGAGGGGATTGTGGAGCGGCTGCTGACCGCGCGGTCCGAGCGGCGCGTGCAGATCATCCAGGCCGTCATCGATCCGCGGGGCCGCGGCGAATCGGAACTGTATGCCGTTGACTGCGACGTCGACGTCCTGCATGTGATCAAGGGGACCATCAAGCTCATCCTCACTAATGAGGAATATGAACTGACCACCGGCGATACCGTCACCTTCCCCGGCCGGGAACCCCACACCTGGGTCAACCCGACCGATGAGCCCGTCGAGGTTCTCTGGGTCCTGGTGCCGGCTGCCAGCCGGTAG